From a single Staphylococcus epidermidis genomic region:
- a CDS encoding CPBP family intramembrane glutamic endopeptidase, giving the protein MKDNTFTTRKIIKKDFLLVPLYYIFYIFIPLLMGHTLIKILSFVGFNLTKNETDILFLDITSLTTLVGEIIILLSFYLMHRKSIIPIAIARIKELKKHVALIVICLSFIFLMSDIYDNVIYSLPEKFQYDETVNQMEINKMFTHKWMLPFLFLDITILTPFIEELLMRHLLIHELGKKLTYGLMNIVSVIIFAYLHCTQAKSPFEIGPYLIIAIGLVSAYHFSGRNLAVAILVHMILSVVAFISMYTSII; this is encoded by the coding sequence ATGAAGGATAACACGTTCACAACAAGAAAAATAATTAAAAAAGACTTTTTGCTTGTTCCATTATATTACATATTTTATATATTCATCCCTTTACTTATGGGGCATACCCTCATTAAAATTTTATCATTTGTGGGTTTCAATTTAACTAAAAACGAGACGGATATACTTTTTTTAGATATAACCTCTTTAACAACATTAGTCGGGGAAATAATTATTCTTTTATCATTCTATTTAATGCATAGAAAATCTATTATACCTATAGCAATTGCAAGGATTAAGGAATTAAAAAAACATGTAGCTCTTATAGTGATTTGTTTAAGTTTTATTTTTTTAATGAGTGATATCTACGATAATGTAATATATTCATTACCAGAAAAATTTCAGTATGATGAAACTGTAAATCAAATGGAAATTAATAAGATGTTTACTCATAAATGGATGTTACCGTTTTTGTTTTTAGATATTACAATACTCACACCTTTCATTGAAGAGTTACTAATGAGACATTTATTAATCCATGAATTAGGGAAAAAATTGACATATGGATTAATGAACATTGTATCTGTAATTATTTTTGCTTATCTTCACTGCACGCAAGCAAAGTCGCCTTTTGAAATAGGGCCCTACTTAATTATAGCTATAGGATTAGTAAGCGCATATCATTTTAGTGGTAGAAATTTAGCAGTTGCTATACTAGTGCATATGATTTTAAGTGTGGTTGCATTTATAAGTATGTATACATCTATAATATAA